The following DNA comes from Cervus elaphus chromosome 8, mCerEla1.1, whole genome shotgun sequence.
AGGGCGACCTGAGAAACTTGCACTGTCAAAGCCCTTGGGTCGATTTCAAGCGCTTCCTGCTCCTTGACCTCCGACAATAATGATTAAACCCGACCCACCGCGCCTGTGCCGGGTCTCAGGCGAAGAGCCCCGCTGGCCGGCGCGGGGGGAGGAGACGGAGGAGGGGACGAGAGAGCTAGCGGTCCCGCCCGGTGATGTAGGCAGCCGGGGGAGGTGGAGCCGCGACGCCTGGAGGAGTCCCCACCGCAGTCGCGGCTCTCGGTCTACCCCTCCGAGCAGCCAGCCTCCAGCCCCGGCTCCGGCGACCTCCCCGCCGCCGCAGTTTGGGCGGCTGGGACCGCGGGGTGCCCCCCTCTTCGTATCTGAGGGGGCGCGTCTCCACcccgcccagcccctgcccctcctggcTTCCCGGACGGCTGGAGCGACTCCCGGGGAAAGCTGTTCCCGGACGCTCAGGGCCGTCGCCCGGGCATCTCGGCTGCCAGCCCGCTGGGCACCGGGCATCTGCGAAGCCAGCTAGCCCTGCCTGGCACTGGGCATCTGCGGGCACCGATTGTCCCCGGCGCCGCCCAGCTTCTCGAACGCCCTGGGCCGCGGGCTTCTGGGCGCGCTCCCCTCCCCCGGCCGCCGGGCCGGCCGCCCGCGAGCTCCCGGCGCCCCCAGCCCCTCGggccgccgccgcagccgccgcgaTGCTGCCCTGGAGGCGTAACAAATTTGTGCTGGTGGAGGACGACGCCAAGCGCAAGGCCAAGAGCCTGAGCCCCAGGCTCGCCTACACGTCTCTGCTCTCCAGCTTCCTGCGCTCCTGCCCGGACCTGCTGCCCGACTGGCCGCTGGAGCGCCTGGGCCGCGTGTTCCGCAGCCGGCGCCAGAAAGTGGAGCTCAACAAAGAGGACCCGACCTACACCGTGTGGTACCTGGGCAACGCCGTCACCCTGCACGCCAAGGGCGACGGCTGCACCGAGGACGCCGTGGGCAAGATCTGGGCGCGCTGCGGGCCGGGCGGGGGCACCAAGATGAAGCTGACGCTGGGGCCGCACGGCCTCCGCATGCAGCCGTGCGAGCGCAGCAGCCCGGGGGGCCCCGGGGGCCGCCGGCCGGCGCACGCCTACCTGCTGCCGCGCATCACCTACTGCGCGGCGGACGCGCGCCACCCGCGCGTCTTCGCCTGGGTCTACCGCCACCAGGCGCGCCACAAGGCGGTGGTACTGCGCTGCCACGCCGTGTTGCTGGCGCGGGCGCATAAGGCGCGCGCCCTGGCCCGCCTGCTCCGCCAGGCCGCGCTGGCGGCCTTCAGCGACTTCAAGCGCCTGCAGCGCCAGAGCGACGCGCGCCACGTGCGCCAGCAGCACCTCCGCGCCGGGGGCGCCCCCGCCGCCTCGCTGCCCCGCGCCCCGCTGCGCCGGCTCCTCAACGCCAAGTGCGCCTACCGGCCGCCCCCCGCCGCCGAGCGCGGCCGTGGGGCGCCGCGCCTCAGCAGCATCCAGGAGGAGGACGAGGACCAGGACGAGGACGCGGGGCCGCGCGAGCGGCCGGAGGTGCTCAGCCTGGCCCGCGAGCTGAGGACGTGCAGCCTGCGGGCCGCCCCGGCGCCTCCGCCGCCCTCGCAGCCCCGCCGCTGGAAGGCCGGCCCCCGGGAGCGAGCGGGCCAGGCGCGCTGAGAGCCGGAGGTGGGGGGCGCGGGGCGGATGGACAGGCCTCGCGGCCCCAGAACCGGCCGGCCTGACGTAGAGCCTCCGGCCTCGGCCCTGCCCACTACGGCTTCCCCGtggtccccccaccccgcccttgcCTCCCTCGTAGTCTCTGTCTGCCCCGCGCCTCATCCTGGCTCAGGGTGACGCCTGACATGCCCTTGAGTGTGGGGGGCGGCGAGCTGGGGGAGCAGCAGTATTCCGTGTTCGCCCCCCACGCCCGGAGTCTGCCGGCACCCTCCACTGTGGAATTGCCTCCCCGACGCTTAACACCAAGCTGCTTTGCCCATAGGCCACGCCCTGCCTCCCCAAACATCCTCTCTAGAGAAGGGGGCTTGGGGAggagactcttccagaaaaccagGAGGGTGGCCTTGGATCTTGGCCGCGGGGGGAGACAGTGGGTC
Coding sequences within:
- the FAM43B gene encoding protein FAM43B, producing the protein MLPWRRNKFVLVEDDAKRKAKSLSPRLAYTSLLSSFLRSCPDLLPDWPLERLGRVFRSRRQKVELNKEDPTYTVWYLGNAVTLHAKGDGCTEDAVGKIWARCGPGGGTKMKLTLGPHGLRMQPCERSSPGGPGGRRPAHAYLLPRITYCAADARHPRVFAWVYRHQARHKAVVLRCHAVLLARAHKARALARLLRQAALAAFSDFKRLQRQSDARHVRQQHLRAGGAPAASLPRAPLRRLLNAKCAYRPPPAAERGRGAPRLSSIQEEDEDQDEDAGPRERPEVLSLARELRTCSLRAAPAPPPPSQPRRWKAGPRERAGQAR